From Pseudomonadota bacterium:
CCGGTAGTCACCGATGAAGGTAAAACCGTAATGAATCCCCGGGAACGACTGAAATATTTACGCCTGCAGTTGATCAGTCTACAATCCCGGCTGTCCGACAAGCACCCGGATGTGAAAAGAATGATAGGTGAAATTGCCGAACTTGAAACAAAAGTCGGTGACACTAATGACTCTCTGGGAAAAATAAAGCGGTTAAAGGACAGTGAAGACAGGCTGGCAATCCTGAAAGGTAAACTGGGGCCTAAGCATCCTGATGTCATCAAGCTGGAAAAAGAGATTAAACTGCTGAAACAGCAGATTGAAAAGCAGCAATCACAAACCGCCATCAATGCGGCGAGCGAAAACAATCCGGAAAACCCGGCCTACATCAACCTGAAAACCCAGATTGCCTCGGCCACCATGGAAATCAACTCTCTCAAACAGGAAAAAAAGCGGATTGAAGAAAAGATCAACCATTATCAGCAGTTGATTGACAATATTCCATTGGTGGAAAAGGAATACAATGACCTGATCCGTGACCAGCAGACAGACCAGGCAAAATACCAGGAGATCATGAATAAGCTCCTGGAGGCCAAGGTTTCACAGGAAATGGAAGAATCTCAACAGGCAGAACGATTTACTATTATTGATCCTGCTCTTACCCCTGAAAGACCGGCAAAACCAAACCGTCTGGCCATTGTCCTGATCGGCTTTGTCCTGGCTCTGGGGGCCGGCGTTGGCTTGGCTGCGGTACGGGAAAACCTGAATGACGCGATTAAAACAGAAGAGGAACTCGGACGTTTAACCGGTCTACCGGTACTCACTTCCATCCCCCTGATGGAAAGCGATAAGGAACGGCGACAGAAACGGAACAAAAAACTTATCGTTGTTCTTATCTTGGGGCTTGTCATCGCCCTGGGGCTTCTCTTGTTTCACCTGTATGTCATGCCATTGGACATCCTGACGCTCAAACTCCAGCGCAAGTTTTCCAGACTATAATTTTTCAAATTGCCAGGGATCCAAAGGAATAAGGATTGAGGATTAATTAAATGAGTAAACTTAAGAAAGCCTTAGAAAAAGCAAAAGAAGCCCGGCAACAGGAGTCTGCCCCTACAGTAACGGTTACGATAAGTGAAAACAACTCCGACAGCACGGCACAACAACAGCTTAAACAACCAGAGAGCAGTCAATCCTCTGTCCAAACCCGGGTATCCCCCTGTGATCCACAACGGCTACACAATAATAAAATAATTTTCGATTGCCAGGCCCGGAAAGCAGGAGATCAGGTAAAAATTCTCCGCACCCGGATATTGGATCATTTCAAGGAAATCCGGGGCAACAGCCTGCTGCTCACCAGTCCTACCGCCGGCACCGGAACAACCCTCACGGCTATCAATCTGGCTTTAAGCATGGCCCAGGAAATCAACCGCACCGTCCTGCTGGTGGATGCTGATCTTCGACACCCTTCTATTCATCGCTATTTTGGTCTGAGCGCTGAGCGGGGACTTTCCGATTACCTGCTTGGCAAAGCCGATCTCCCTGAACTGCTGATCAATCCCGGTTTTGACAACTTGACTATCCTGCCGGGAGGAAAACCATTAACCAATTCTACCGAACTTCTTGGCGCCCCGCAGATGAAATCTCTGGTCAGAGAAATGAAAACCCGTTATGCTGATCGTTATCTGATATTCGACAGCTCACCACTGCTTACCTGTGCCGATGCCCTGGTTTTTTCAAGTTTCATTGACAGCATTATGCTGGTAGTTGAAATGGAAAAGAGCAGCCGTGGGGAAATCAAACAAGCAATGGAATTACTACAGGACAAACCGGTATTAGGC
This genomic window contains:
- a CDS encoding AAA family ATPase, with amino-acid sequence MSKLKKALEKAKEARQQESAPTVTVTISENNSDSTAQQQLKQPESSQSSVQTRVSPCDPQRLHNNKIIFDCQARKAGDQVKILRTRILDHFKEIRGNSLLLTSPTAGTGTTLTAINLALSMAQEINRTVLLVDADLRHPSIHRYFGLSAERGLSDYLLGKADLPELLINPGFDNLTILPGGKPLTNSTELLGAPQMKSLVREMKTRYADRYLIFDSSPLLTCADALVFSSFIDSIMLVVEMEKSSRGEIKQAMELLQDKPVLGSIMNKVIN
- a CDS encoding GNVR domain-containing protein, with translation MNEQIDLQAIKGIIRRQKILFLVTFASIFTLSVIVAFVLPPVYRSQSTILIEEQQIPQEFVQTTITSYVEERLQVITQQILSRPRLLEIINQFNLYPDMRDRFTTEEIVQKMRDAINFEMINTEVTDRRTGRSTTATIAFSLAYEGENPSTVQKVTNKLTSLYLEANLKTREQRASNITTFLEKELKNLKEKIGEQESKISQFKQQHGQELPEYRSVNMQALSRLNQQIDQAAMQIRSQQERKIYLEGQLANVDPLLPVVTDEGKTVMNPRERLKYLRLQLISLQSRLSDKHPDVKRMIGEIAELETKVGDTNDSLGKIKRLKDSEDRLAILKGKLGPKHPDVIKLEKEIKLLKQQIEKQQSQTAINAASENNPENPAYINLKTQIASATMEINSLKQEKKRIEEKINHYQQLIDNIPLVEKEYNDLIRDQQTDQAKYQEIMNKLLEAKVSQEMEESQQAERFTIIDPALTPERPAKPNRLAIVLIGFVLALGAGVGLAAVRENLNDAIKTEEELGRLTGLPVLTSIPLMESDKERRQKRNKKLIVVLILGLVIALGLLLFHLYVMPLDILTLKLQRKFSRL